A single genomic interval of uncultured Desulfobulbus sp. harbors:
- a CDS encoding molecular chaperone TorD family protein, producing MATHSTPIDQEDASATESATLSSLYSFLSLTTRYPDAAFCGPPLFDALESLLASLEWSEELAAIRDWRAQTPDPLDDLRTEYTRLFITSAPRSTLPLYASVHIDGDGTFQGKATERTWDFYREHGYDLADETEPADHLSFELDFLAALAGEAKFEEEDLFLRTLFRPWFERFQEKWIQEARHPFYAVSIRLIDFFTKEEQ from the coding sequence ATGGCCACCCACAGCACCCCCATTGACCAGGAAGACGCCTCGGCGACTGAATCTGCAACGCTCAGCTCCCTTTATTCGTTTTTGTCGTTGACCACACGCTATCCGGATGCGGCATTTTGCGGGCCCCCTCTCTTCGATGCACTGGAATCCCTGCTCGCTTCCCTGGAATGGTCGGAAGAACTGGCAGCCATCCGGGACTGGCGAGCGCAAACCCCTGATCCCCTTGACGACCTGCGCACCGAATACACGCGGCTGTTCATCACCTCCGCACCACGAAGCACCCTCCCCCTCTACGCTTCCGTTCATATAGACGGTGACGGCACCTTTCAGGGAAAAGCCACCGAGCGTACCTGGGATTTCTACCGCGAGCACGGCTACGATCTGGCTGACGAGACCGAGCCTGCCGACCATCTCAGTTTTGAACTCGATTTTTTGGCTGCACTGGCCGGTGAAGCCAAGTTTGAAGAAGAGGATCTCTTTCTCCGCACTCTATTCCGGCCGTGGTTTGAACGTTTTCAGGAAAAATGGATACAAGAAGCTCGACACCCCTTTTATGCGGTGTCGATACGGTTAATTGATTTTTTCACCAAGGAGGAACAGTAA
- a CDS encoding molybdopterin-dependent oxidoreductase — protein MAMNLTRRNFLKAASIAAASVPLSKVAAKAESGVVKAPLVAPGSYKDTQTVVGGVCEMCFWRCQLVGKIRDGRLIKLEGNPKSIDNGVSICARGNAGVKLLYDPDRLKYPLKNVGKRGAPKWQRISWEEALDTCGAKLKEVMDKYGAKGIAMFPHGSTATYPMHFFEHTVGTPNISEASFFQCRGIRDTAYMATIGLPPNEDVDMPNTKVLLLIGGHFGENIHVSHVKRYLKGLENGAKLIVVDPRYSASAAKSDIWVQIRPGTDTAFLLAVMNYLIENEKYNADFVDEYGEGFDKMAEGIKEWTLEKAAKECDIPADQIKEVAELLAANMPNVAIHPGRHVSWYGNDFQRQRALACLTGILGAFGVKGGFVPPKGPKGLAKIAWPKGEHHTEAIHMEEEIYPFSPPGTPTDLIRKAAIEGEPYPIKGCVVWGQNPIQTIPNQAMTIKMLEQMDFVMCVDVMPTDITMFADILLPDTSYLERYDVIKTGTQWNFADEQQQYIAPRMPLVAPGFERKESIYITNELAKRMGFGDKIPVQTQEELANKRLAPLGLSIDSIKAEGGIHLQPGKDPYGDLDLEVLFYNEDLEDAELPAIPTYIPVEQPPVGFMRLLYGRSPVHTFNRTINNAWLLAECDSNPVWVNDKVAAKLDLKEGDTVSFINQDGVKSRTTTTVKVTPGIRQDCVYMYHGFGSMNPELTLGVGKGVDDTSLITKIAVDPETGAHGMRNNFVKLIKVS, from the coding sequence ATGGCAATGAACCTTACCAGGCGGAATTTCCTCAAAGCCGCCTCGATTGCCGCTGCGTCCGTGCCGCTGTCCAAGGTAGCGGCAAAAGCAGAATCAGGAGTTGTTAAAGCACCCCTGGTTGCACCGGGGAGTTACAAAGACACCCAGACCGTGGTCGGTGGTGTGTGCGAGATGTGTTTCTGGCGTTGTCAGTTGGTCGGAAAAATCCGCGACGGCCGCCTGATCAAGCTCGAAGGAAATCCCAAGTCGATTGACAACGGCGTTTCCATCTGCGCCCGCGGCAATGCCGGCGTCAAGCTGCTCTACGATCCGGACCGCCTCAAATACCCGCTGAAAAACGTCGGCAAGCGCGGAGCCCCCAAATGGCAGCGTATTTCCTGGGAGGAGGCGCTGGACACCTGCGGCGCCAAGCTGAAGGAGGTCATGGACAAGTACGGTGCCAAGGGTATCGCCATGTTTCCCCACGGTTCCACCGCCACCTATCCGATGCACTTTTTCGAGCACACCGTGGGCACCCCCAACATCTCCGAGGCCTCGTTCTTCCAGTGCCGCGGTATCCGCGACACCGCCTACATGGCCACCATCGGCCTGCCGCCGAATGAAGATGTTGACATGCCCAACACCAAGGTCCTGCTGTTGATCGGTGGTCATTTTGGCGAAAACATCCACGTCTCCCATGTCAAGCGCTACCTCAAGGGGCTGGAAAATGGCGCCAAATTGATCGTAGTCGACCCGCGCTACTCCGCCTCGGCCGCCAAATCCGATATCTGGGTCCAGATCAGACCCGGCACCGATACCGCCTTTCTGCTGGCGGTGATGAACTACCTCATCGAGAACGAGAAGTACAACGCCGACTTTGTCGATGAGTACGGTGAGGGGTTTGACAAGATGGCCGAGGGGATCAAGGAGTGGACCCTGGAAAAGGCCGCCAAAGAGTGCGACATCCCCGCCGACCAGATCAAGGAGGTCGCGGAACTGTTGGCCGCCAACATGCCCAATGTCGCCATCCACCCCGGCCGTCACGTATCCTGGTACGGCAACGACTTTCAGCGTCAGCGCGCCCTCGCCTGCCTCACCGGCATTCTCGGCGCCTTTGGTGTCAAAGGCGGCTTTGTTCCGCCCAAGGGCCCCAAGGGACTGGCCAAGATCGCCTGGCCCAAAGGTGAGCATCACACCGAAGCCATCCACATGGAAGAGGAAATCTATCCCTTCTCCCCTCCCGGCACGCCCACCGATCTGATCCGTAAGGCTGCCATCGAGGGCGAGCCCTATCCGATCAAGGGTTGCGTTGTCTGGGGCCAGAACCCGATTCAGACCATCCCCAATCAAGCGATGACGATCAAGATGCTGGAGCAGATGGACTTTGTTATGTGCGTGGACGTCATGCCCACCGACATCACCATGTTTGCCGACATCCTCCTCCCCGACACCTCCTACCTGGAACGGTACGACGTGATCAAGACCGGCACCCAATGGAACTTCGCCGACGAGCAGCAGCAGTACATTGCGCCGCGTATGCCGCTGGTCGCCCCCGGGTTTGAGCGTAAGGAAAGCATCTATATCACCAATGAGCTTGCCAAACGCATGGGCTTTGGCGACAAGATTCCGGTTCAGACTCAGGAAGAGTTGGCCAACAAACGGCTGGCGCCGCTTGGCCTTTCCATCGACTCGATCAAGGCCGAGGGCGGTATTCACCTCCAGCCGGGCAAGGATCCCTACGGCGATCTGGATCTCGAGGTCCTCTTCTACAACGAAGATCTCGAAGACGCCGAATTACCGGCCATCCCCACCTACATCCCCGTCGAACAGCCGCCGGTCGGATTCATGCGCCTGCTTTATGGCCGCTCACCGGTCCACACCTTCAACCGTACCATAAATAATGCCTGGCTCCTGGCTGAGTGCGACTCCAATCCGGTCTGGGTCAACGACAAGGTTGCCGCCAAGCTTGACCTCAAAGAGGGCGACACCGTCTCCTTTATCAATCAGGACGGTGTCAAATCGCGCACCACCACCACGGTCAAGGTCACCCCGGGTATCCGTCAGGACTGCGTGTACATGTACCACGGTTTCGGCTCGATGAATCCGGAGTTGACCCTTGGTGTGGGCAAGGGTGTCGATGACACCAGCCTGATCACCAAGATTGCGGTCGATCCGGAGACCGGCGCCCACGGTATGCGTAACAACTTCGTCAAACTCATCAAAGTCAGCTGA
- a CDS encoding 4Fe-4S dicluster domain-containing protein gives MQYGMIIDVDKCVGCHACVIACKAEWEVPAQHDRNWVFRLGPSLTSSGMAATYYPGLCNHCAEPPCVPVCPADPVEMTFKDAKTGKTMTMEVGATWKDPFNGTVQVDRERCIGCGACRDACPYNARYVDESLADDNSLGKVDKCTYCMPRVAEGLEPACVQTCLARARIFGDLDDPNSEVAQYVKKGAVGLTSKAVQIGPNGRYFGSKKGDMELLMQAAPQELPKVSLRRSMMTKMSLAAKKQIKEIGLLGLAGGLLVKSLQENDK, from the coding sequence ATGCAATATGGCATGATCATCGATGTCGATAAGTGCGTGGGCTGCCACGCCTGCGTCATCGCCTGTAAAGCCGAGTGGGAGGTCCCCGCTCAACATGACCGCAACTGGGTGTTCCGCCTTGGACCGAGCCTTACCAGCTCCGGCATGGCGGCCACCTATTATCCCGGCCTGTGCAACCACTGCGCAGAGCCGCCCTGCGTGCCGGTCTGTCCGGCGGATCCGGTCGAAATGACCTTCAAGGATGCCAAGACCGGCAAAACCATGACCATGGAAGTGGGCGCCACCTGGAAGGATCCCTTCAACGGCACGGTCCAGGTTGACCGTGAACGCTGTATCGGTTGCGGTGCCTGCCGCGACGCCTGCCCCTACAATGCCCGCTACGTCGACGAAAGCCTGGCAGACGACAACAGCCTGGGCAAGGTCGACAAATGCACCTACTGCATGCCCCGTGTAGCCGAAGGATTGGAGCCAGCCTGCGTGCAGACCTGCCTGGCCCGGGCCCGTATCTTTGGTGATCTCGATGACCCCAACTCCGAGGTGGCCCAGTACGTGAAGAAAGGCGCGGTTGGGCTCACCTCCAAAGCGGTACAGATCGGTCCCAACGGCCGCTACTTCGGGAGCAAGAAGGGCGACATGGAGCTGCTGATGCAGGCGGCCCCGCAGGAGCTGCCCAAAGTTTCCCTGCGCCGCAGCATGATGACCAAGATGTCGCTGGCTGCCAAAAAACAGATCAAGGAGATCGGTCTTTTGGGTCTGGCCGGTGGCCTGCTGGTCAAGTCCTTGCAAGAAAACGACAAGTAA
- a CDS encoding diguanylate cyclase produces MSIRRKVFVIILVLFALLGGADFLIQRFIIFPSFLELEYREAGENLRRIRYAIDREVVHLDRLCHDWAVWDDSYVFMDKQSEEFIASNLNEETLSSDHLNLLLFCRLDGTIVWGATVQNEQPLAFPFLQAKRLSSEHPFLVRFRNKDTKSFSGIVDSQFGPLLFSTQTILHSDGSGPDHGYLIMGRLFDQATMEPLKEQTRIPFEVLYPLTNTKTICDPLEQAPSGQEEERLSFFEFNNGKFIKSCAGYPDVNGQPVFGVQYLFPREITRKGIASMGYASALVIVSGLIIVIILNLILQHVILRPIQQLTNHAQVIEQDKDFTLRLDMQRTDEIGKLAHSLDTMVQTINERTSELQLANEQLILLSVQDGLTGIANRRMFDNYLNKEWRRAQREQVPLSLIILDVDFFKKFNDTYGHQQGDRCLIAVADTMQKHIRRPADLAARYGGEEFALILPNTHAEGAELLAERVRQGVQDLQIAHSASEVSPYVSISVGLATIVPQIYSDPHTVDTFVALADQHLYQAKQQGRNRTVGAGEPQVSS; encoded by the coding sequence ATGTCCATACGACGTAAGGTCTTTGTCATTATCCTGGTTTTATTCGCTCTTCTGGGCGGTGCCGATTTTCTCATCCAGCGTTTCATCATCTTCCCCAGCTTCCTTGAGTTGGAGTACCGCGAGGCCGGCGAAAACCTGCGACGCATCCGCTATGCCATCGATCGTGAAGTCGTCCACCTGGACCGACTCTGCCACGACTGGGCCGTTTGGGATGATTCCTATGTTTTCATGGATAAACAGTCCGAGGAATTTATCGCCAGTAACCTCAACGAAGAGACCCTGAGTTCAGATCATCTCAACCTCCTGCTTTTTTGCCGTCTTGACGGGACCATCGTCTGGGGGGCGACGGTGCAAAACGAGCAACCACTGGCCTTTCCCTTCTTGCAAGCAAAACGACTTTCATCCGAACATCCTTTCCTGGTCAGATTCAGGAACAAGGACACAAAAAGCTTCTCTGGAATAGTGGACAGCCAATTCGGCCCACTGCTGTTTTCAACCCAAACCATCCTTCACTCCGATGGCTCCGGTCCTGACCACGGCTATCTGATCATGGGACGTCTGTTTGACCAAGCCACCATGGAGCCCCTCAAGGAACAGACCCGGATTCCCTTTGAGGTCCTCTACCCGCTGACCAATACAAAGACGATCTGTGACCCTCTCGAGCAGGCCCCTTCCGGCCAAGAGGAGGAACGGCTCAGTTTCTTTGAATTCAACAACGGCAAATTCATCAAGTCCTGTGCCGGCTATCCCGATGTCAACGGCCAGCCGGTCTTCGGCGTCCAGTACCTCTTCCCCCGGGAGATTACCCGCAAGGGGATCGCGAGCATGGGGTATGCATCGGCATTGGTGATTGTCTCGGGATTGATCATCGTCATCATCTTGAACCTGATTCTCCAGCACGTCATCCTCCGGCCTATTCAGCAACTCACCAACCATGCCCAAGTCATCGAGCAGGATAAGGATTTCACGCTCCGCCTGGACATGCAGCGTACGGATGAAATCGGCAAACTGGCCCACAGTCTCGACACCATGGTCCAGACCATCAACGAACGAACCAGTGAACTGCAACTGGCCAACGAGCAGCTCATTCTCCTCAGCGTGCAGGATGGCCTGACCGGCATTGCCAACCGGCGCATGTTCGACAACTATCTCAACAAGGAATGGCGCAGGGCGCAACGGGAACAGGTACCGTTGTCGCTCATTATTCTCGATGTGGATTTTTTCAAGAAATTCAACGACACCTACGGTCATCAGCAGGGGGATCGCTGCCTGATCGCGGTTGCCGACACCATGCAGAAGCACATTCGCCGCCCGGCCGACCTCGCGGCCCGCTATGGCGGCGAAGAATTTGCCTTGATCCTGCCCAATACCCATGCAGAGGGCGCCGAACTCCTTGCCGAGCGGGTTCGACAGGGGGTCCAGGACCTCCAGATTGCCCACAGTGCGTCTGAGGTTTCCCCCTATGTTTCCATCAGCGTTGGCCTGGCCACCATCGTGCCGCAGATATACAGCGATCCTCACACCGTCGACACCTTTGTCGCCTTGGCCGATCAACACCTCTATCAGGCCAAACAGCAGGGCCGCAACCGAACCGTTGGTGCCGGGGAGCCCCAGGTGAGTTCCTAA
- a CDS encoding MotA/TolQ/ExbB proton channel family protein, whose translation MKLQNFLGLLLCGLIFFGGFLIKGKLPLYFNIASLMIVAGGSATAALLSFRLQRLRIVWRVVRSSYGSRLKSEAEIVNILINLAIKSRIEGILSLQEDENETSLLFLRRGLGCLVDNYGPQQIRDILNTEMYFFKLRREDSERVLRTIADFCPAFGIVGSVAGLIPMLAGIDDTGIILKTVPLALTSILYGLIFANFFFIPFAANLRERTNQELLLQKIIMEGVIAIQGELNPTVLRTKLLSFLTPSDRHDDLVPLSRIQERFHIRGESSNHGTGFDDPLDPLGPSLR comes from the coding sequence GTGAAGCTGCAAAACTTCCTCGGCCTGCTCCTCTGCGGCCTGATCTTTTTCGGTGGTTTTCTTATCAAGGGAAAATTGCCGCTCTATTTCAACATTGCCAGCCTGATGATCGTGGCCGGCGGCAGTGCCACCGCCGCCCTGCTCAGTTTTCGCCTGCAGCGGCTGCGGATCGTCTGGCGGGTGGTTCGTTCCTCCTACGGCAGCCGCCTCAAATCCGAGGCGGAGATTGTCAACATTCTCATCAACCTGGCGATCAAATCGCGCATCGAGGGGATCCTTTCCCTGCAGGAAGACGAGAACGAGACCTCGCTCCTCTTTCTTCGCCGCGGCCTGGGCTGTCTGGTCGACAACTATGGCCCGCAGCAGATCCGCGACATTCTCAACACCGAGATGTATTTTTTCAAGCTTCGGCGCGAGGATTCCGAACGGGTCCTGCGCACCATTGCCGACTTCTGCCCCGCCTTCGGCATTGTCGGTTCGGTGGCGGGCCTGATTCCCATGCTTGCTGGTATCGACGACACCGGCATTATCCTCAAGACCGTGCCCCTGGCCCTGACCTCCATCCTCTACGGCCTCATCTTCGCCAATTTCTTTTTCATTCCCTTTGCCGCCAACCTGCGTGAACGGACCAACCAGGAACTGCTGCTGCAGAAAATCATCATGGAGGGAGTGATTGCCATTCAGGGCGAGCTGAACCCCACGGTGCTGCGCACCAAACTGCTCTCCTTTCTCACCCCCTCCGATCGCCATGACGATTTAGTGCCTCTAAGCCGCATTCAGGAACGATTCCATATCCGTGGCGAGTCCTCAAATCATGGAACAGGCTTCGATGATCCTCTCGATCCCCTGGGCCCTTCACTGCGGTAG
- a CDS encoding OmpA family protein: MNAPAATQPQAPAPEPGNHTPSGRNTILDNAQQPHGWQQNLQPVFVIEDSFYRSRTPPRPLHWSIAWSDLMMTMFILFLTLFAHLKGQQQIAAHGVPNKVADENIPVQVSDGQNSLVFHPISQDVSLKISENAQEILPPSRETSGADVLVRHPMAEDQARQPPEPTPEQPSSAPQPAPQQAREHTAPAVDLPPELPKTDSRPESELITKIYDLSKIAVEKEKLERFASVELIPDKTMRIILTGDLLFASGEDELSAKAVASLERLSALIKVTPYMINVIGHTDDRPVNTNRFPTNWELSLARASRVARFLIESTGLPPTQFQVTGYSFYRPLRPNTNDENRTINRRVEIILSKELPQVQAPPPAHFQ; encoded by the coding sequence ATGAATGCCCCTGCTGCAACTCAACCACAAGCCCCTGCTCCCGAACCAGGAAACCACACCCCATCAGGTCGGAACACCATTCTCGACAACGCGCAGCAGCCTCACGGCTGGCAGCAGAATTTACAGCCCGTTTTTGTGATCGAGGACTCTTTTTACCGGTCGCGCACGCCTCCACGGCCCTTGCACTGGTCCATTGCCTGGTCGGATCTGATGATGACCATGTTCATCCTCTTTCTGACCCTCTTTGCCCACCTCAAGGGCCAACAACAGATTGCGGCCCATGGCGTTCCCAACAAGGTTGCCGATGAAAATATTCCGGTCCAGGTCAGTGATGGACAAAATTCCCTGGTGTTCCATCCCATCTCCCAGGATGTGAGCTTGAAGATCTCGGAAAACGCCCAGGAGATCCTGCCTCCATCCCGGGAAACCAGCGGCGCGGATGTGCTGGTTCGACACCCTATGGCCGAGGATCAGGCCCGGCAGCCCCCTGAACCCACGCCTGAGCAACCATCGTCTGCCCCTCAGCCGGCACCGCAGCAGGCAAGGGAGCACACTGCGCCGGCGGTCGATCTCCCTCCGGAACTCCCAAAAACGGACTCCCGGCCAGAGTCGGAATTGATCACCAAAATTTACGATCTTTCCAAGATCGCGGTGGAAAAGGAGAAACTGGAACGGTTCGCCTCGGTGGAGTTGATTCCGGACAAGACCATGCGCATCATCCTTACCGGAGATCTGCTCTTTGCCTCGGGCGAGGATGAGCTCTCCGCCAAGGCGGTTGCATCCCTTGAAAGACTCTCTGCGCTTATCAAAGTGACGCCGTACATGATCAACGTCATCGGACATACCGACGACCGACCGGTGAACACGAACCGGTTCCCGACCAACTGGGAACTCTCCCTGGCCCGTGCCAGCCGCGTGGCCCGTTTTCTCATCGAAAGCACCGGCCTGCCGCCGACCCAATTCCAGGTCACCGGCTACAGTTTCTATCGGCCGCTCCGTCCCAACACCAACGACGAAAACCGGACCATCAACCGGCGGGTGGAGATCATTCTCTCCAAGGAACTGCCTCAGGTGCAGGCACCCCCGCCCGCTCATTTTCAGTGA